Proteins from one Triticum aestivum cultivar Chinese Spring chromosome 7A, IWGSC CS RefSeq v2.1, whole genome shotgun sequence genomic window:
- the LOC123154227 gene encoding BUD13 homolog, with protein sequence MATKQPPPSSSTSGAAVSMKDYLKRYQSGPAAAGDQKKAKKKKKNPKPSAGGVLIVDEDPVWQKPVQIPEDEPSSGDEKPQVDEDIEVKRMRRMEAIRAARPYNSIANDGSGWVTLPVPEPAGSGSPRRRRNDTPSPERGGGAGRKEDLSPPRRRQRRDTPSPKRGGAEGSDISPPRQRQRRRDTPSPDGKGTGEGGDLSPPRKSRRQANPSPPRRRARHDSEEPQDISPPRRRTRHDSEEPQNHSPPRRRTRHDSEEPQNHSPSRRRSRYDSEEPGDISPPRRRKRQDSAQLDDLSLARRQNLGQSLGDGDISPPRKGRKSASDDLSPPRKERDTSPPRKVRKEGAPKETMRAGLMSAEEVKEDIRKIKEDEKLKFAAQDPSFTGKGAKVVFRDKEGKRINQEDIQKAKKDEKPKEKHIEWGKGLVQKRAAEARVKELEDVKDQPFARTRDDPELDGMLKNRLRWGDPMAHLVKRKDTDFLLNDLGDDEKMKESGFIVPQNVPAHSWLKRGVDPPPNRYGIKPGRHWDGVDRSNGYEKDMYKLKNDKQATEQEAYLWSVADM encoded by the exons ATGGCGACGAAGCAGCCACCGCCGTCCTCTTCCACATCGGGGGCCGCGGTGTCCATGAAGGACTACCTCAAGCGGTACCAgtcgggccccgccgccgccggcgaccagaagaaggccaagaagaagaagaagaaccccaaGCCCTCGGCCGGAGGGGTGCTAATCGTCGACGAGGACCCCGTGTGGCAGAAGCCGGTGCAGATCCCGGAGGACGAGCCCTCGTCGG GGGACGAGAAGCCTCAGGTGGACGAGGACATCGAGGTGAAGCGGATGCGGCGCATGGAGGCGATCCGGGCCGCCCGCCCCTACAACTCCATCGCTAACGACGGCAGCGGGTGGGTCACTCTGCCTGTTCCGGAGCCTGCGGGCAGtggctcgccccgccgccgccggaacgACACTCCGTCGCCTGAGAGGGGAGGTGGCGCCGGGAGGAAGGAGGACCTCTCTCCCCCGCGGCGAAGGCAGCGGCGTGACACGCCATCTCCTAAGCGTGGAGGTGCTGAGGGGAGTGATATTTCGCCTCCGAGGCAGAGGCAAAGGCGGCGTGACACACCCTCACCGGATGGCAAGGGTACAGGAGAGGGAGGCGATCTGTCACCGCCACGGAAGTCCAGGCGGCAAGCCAATCCCTCTCCTCCAAGGAGGCGGGCTCGCCATGATTCCGAGGAACCCCAGGACATCTCACCACCACGGAGGCGCACGAGGCACGACTCCGAGGAGCCTCAGAACCACTCCCCCCCTCGGCGCCGGACTCGGCATGACTCGGAGGAGCCTCAGAACCACTCCCCCTCTCGGCGCCGGTCTCGGTATGACTCGGAGGAGCCTGGAGACATCTCTCCGCCACGAAGACGGAAGCGCCAGGACTCTGCACAGCTGGACGACCTGTCGCTCGCAAGAAGACAAAATTTGGGACAGAGCCTGGGTGATGGGGATATTTCTCCACCAAGGAAGGGTCGGAAGTCTGCATCAGATGATTTATCTCCACCTCGTAAGGAGAGAGACACTTCTCCTCCAAGGAAGGTTAGAAAGGAAGGAGCTCCGAAAGAGACAATGAGAGCTGGGTTGATGTCAGCAGAGGAAGTTAAAGAGGACATCAGAAAGATTAAGGAGGATGAGAAGCTCAA GTTTGCAGCACAGGACCCTTCGTTCACTGGTAAAGGGGCAAAGGTAGTGTTCCGAGATAAGGAAG GAAAAAGGATAAATCAAGAAGACATACAGAAGGCAAAGAAAGACGAGAAGCCAAAG GAAAAACATATAGAATGGGGTAAAGGTTTGGTGCAGAAACGAGCAGCCGAGGCTCGAGTGAAGGAGCTTGAAGATGTGAAGGATCAGCCATTTGCAAGAACAAG GGATGATCCTGAGCTTGACGGCATGCTCAAAAACAGACTCCGATGGGGTGATCCTATGGCTCATCTTGTCAAG CGCAAAGATACAGACTTTCTTCTCAATGACTTGGGAGATGATGAAAAGATGAAGGAATCTGGATTTATAGTTCCTCAAAATGTACCTGCTCACAGCTGGCTGAAGCGTGGGGTAGATCCTCCTCCAAACCGTTATGGCATAAAACCAGGCCGTCATTGGGATGGAGTGGACCGCAGCAATG